The Micromonospora sp. NBC_01740 genome includes a window with the following:
- a CDS encoding RNA polymerase sigma factor: protein MVDEEFREFFNTMYAPLLSFATVWGRSHHDADEALGTVMADMYGRWTDIRHPVAYARRAVTWAILKIRRDRGDDRCFPAPSDQLPDGTDEAPEFDQLEGEQWVTQLLAELPPTQYAVLSRFLAGLSMKEISDELRKSESTIRQNFKLARDRLRLHVKEYDRRRSGPSAGQRPREENR from the coding sequence TTGGTCGACGAAGAGTTCAGGGAGTTCTTCAACACGATGTACGCGCCGCTGCTGTCGTTCGCCACCGTGTGGGGCAGGAGCCACCACGACGCGGACGAGGCACTCGGCACCGTCATGGCCGACATGTACGGGCGATGGACCGATATTCGTCACCCGGTCGCGTACGCACGACGCGCAGTCACCTGGGCCATCCTCAAGATCCGCCGAGATCGCGGCGACGACCGATGCTTCCCCGCACCGAGCGATCAGCTACCTGATGGGACGGACGAGGCCCCCGAGTTCGACCAGCTGGAAGGCGAGCAATGGGTGACCCAACTGCTCGCCGAGCTGCCACCAACCCAGTACGCGGTGCTCAGCCGCTTCCTCGCCGGGCTGAGCATGAAGGAGATCTCCGACGAGCTACGCAAGAGCGAGTCGACAATCCGGCAGAACTTCAAGCTGGCTCGCGACCGATTGCGGCTACACGTCAAGGAGTACGACCGAAGAAGATCCGGCCCATCCGCCGGGCAGAGGCCGAGGGAGGAGAACCGATGA